One genomic segment of Mesoterricola silvestris includes these proteins:
- a CDS encoding response regulator transcription factor, whose protein sequence is MRPNAQRPRRVLVIEDEAALGSLVKANLESEGFHAALEGDGEAGLAAHAREAADLIVLDLSLPGMDGLEVLRTLRRRQDKVPVLILTARSGSDDRIQGLSYGADDYLAKPFAMLELTARIRAILRRAAPEEEGRRMARSGPYRIDYLHLSVHRGRTDTLLSLREFRLLEVLLAHPGRVHGRQDLVNLAWEADAHPTLRTVDKHINALRKKLGDSDENPAIQTLEREGYRWTLPVKW, encoded by the coding sequence ATGCGTCCCAATGCCCAGCGACCGCGCCGGGTCCTCGTCATCGAGGACGAGGCCGCGCTGGGGTCGCTGGTCAAGGCCAACCTGGAATCCGAAGGCTTCCACGCGGCCCTGGAGGGCGACGGCGAGGCGGGCCTCGCCGCCCACGCCCGGGAGGCGGCGGACCTCATCGTCCTGGACCTGTCCTTGCCCGGCATGGACGGCCTGGAGGTCCTGAGGACCCTGCGCCGGCGCCAGGACAAGGTGCCCGTGCTCATCCTCACCGCGCGTTCGGGGAGCGACGACCGCATCCAGGGCCTCTCCTACGGCGCCGACGACTACCTGGCCAAGCCCTTCGCCATGCTGGAGCTCACGGCCCGCATCCGGGCCATTCTCCGGCGGGCCGCGCCCGAGGAGGAGGGGCGGCGCATGGCCCGCAGCGGGCCCTACCGCATCGACTACCTCCACCTGTCCGTGCACCGGGGCCGCACCGATACGCTGCTGAGCCTGCGGGAATTCCGGCTGCTGGAGGTGCTGCTGGCCCACCCGGGGCGGGTCCACGGCCGCCAGGACCTGGTGAACCTGGCCTGGGAGGCCGACGCCCACCCCACCCTGCGCACCGTGGACAAGCACATCAACGCCCTGCGCAAGAAGCTGGGGGACTCGGACGAGAATCCCGCGATCCAGACCCTGGAACGGGAAGGCTACCGTTGGACCCTCCCCGTGAAATGGTGA
- a CDS encoding TonB-dependent receptor codes for MIRPGHPSGPGRLCALIVASSTLLFSQSASVGNITGLVTGPGGKPLAGALVQVDTGRGVREFRSGADGKFLVPQLLPGTVKVHATAKGMTSFRTQITVVANQNVVLTVPLAQVAEAFVEVVAVQNPEVGVDPGVAVTGRNFDAEAIANLPNIGSGVYSAALKTLPGTPSGGYNFHGSEDGGNGYAINGVESRSASGGTQLVPLNPDLIEQFNVLSAGVSAKYGRFVGGVVNTVTKSGTNTFQGSMRHDLTSDSWNALPRQSAYTTSKRVPRRVTDVQSYTFLGPVIKDKLFFAVGYNTTTPSVTSVLTGSVGSGLFAPYTFSTTSGSELKDIRLDWQVNAENKVSGSWSRYLSTRSGSTSGRGISTLAAGNGPSRTEKSYKAVSWTSTLTSTLLLDVIASETLVKSGGPGTGSQGGAGVVTWKDLKNPGNGDLYDNGINAGNLSQEKIRTLGVNLAWNGAGHSLEGGVQYYNSRIDSMGSYSGSDGGYAAMTPSHALLQFYGWNVAAPPSMDRAYRNLAVNDSTRTRLVMFDPLQGGADTRILGLFANDVWTLDNHWTVNLGLRYDRNQVDLDPEGDRFTATSLTPRLSASYDLQGNTRHVFGLSLAEYAGQYNVSTFSATSVSNTVPVRLYKYYGSGSGSDALNADGSINWNVWGKSATALGVANPYQATPNPLTSRSVTADPNIKPPRSREATLSYRYTDSLQSLSATLIHKLQDNYVGLKYLGAAGTAAGAANKQYFTDSGMETRYEALEIQYKREIGSGFRAGGNLSWSYTRANAGQGVGTSSRNQYGDFIANDLVDPFGPQSGQWSSSSTPVTLHLDATYSRSFGKAGKLDVSMLGNYWSKSFRGYRSYSGPTTAEIQGYGYPDSVTRAYADSPTWWPEQFSFDLHVGYEIELYRKITFFTALDVLNVFNHMQPMYVNYSTALTDGTRTFAPYDPSIATAFPDWYSNPRLRPVAYNAPNPNKNPSILADGETGDYTAPRKIQIRAGFRF; via the coding sequence ATGATCAGACCCGGCCATCCGTCGGGGCCAGGAAGGCTCTGCGCCCTCATCGTCGCGTCGTCCACCCTGCTGTTCAGCCAGAGCGCCTCCGTGGGCAACATCACGGGCCTGGTCACCGGACCCGGCGGCAAGCCCCTGGCGGGCGCGCTGGTCCAGGTGGACACCGGCCGCGGCGTGCGGGAGTTCCGCTCCGGCGCGGACGGCAAGTTCCTGGTGCCCCAGCTGCTTCCCGGCACCGTGAAGGTGCACGCGACCGCCAAGGGCATGACCTCCTTCCGGACCCAGATCACCGTGGTGGCCAACCAGAACGTCGTCCTCACCGTGCCCCTGGCCCAGGTGGCGGAGGCCTTCGTGGAAGTGGTGGCCGTGCAGAACCCGGAAGTGGGGGTGGACCCCGGCGTGGCCGTGACGGGCAGGAATTTCGACGCGGAGGCCATCGCCAACCTGCCGAACATCGGTTCCGGCGTCTACAGCGCCGCCCTCAAGACCCTCCCCGGGACGCCCTCGGGCGGCTACAACTTCCATGGTTCCGAGGACGGCGGCAACGGCTACGCCATCAACGGCGTGGAATCGCGGTCCGCCAGCGGCGGCACCCAGCTGGTGCCCCTGAACCCGGATCTCATCGAGCAGTTCAATGTGCTTTCCGCCGGCGTATCCGCGAAGTACGGCCGGTTCGTGGGCGGGGTGGTGAACACCGTCACCAAGAGCGGCACCAACACCTTCCAGGGGTCCATGCGCCACGACCTCACCAGCGATTCCTGGAACGCGCTGCCCCGCCAGTCCGCCTACACCACCAGCAAGAGGGTGCCCCGCCGGGTCACGGACGTGCAGTCGTACACCTTCCTGGGGCCCGTCATCAAGGACAAGCTGTTCTTCGCGGTGGGCTACAACACCACCACCCCGAGCGTCACCAGCGTGCTCACGGGATCGGTGGGCAGCGGCCTCTTCGCGCCCTACACCTTCTCCACCACCAGCGGCAGCGAGCTCAAGGACATCCGCCTGGACTGGCAGGTCAATGCCGAGAACAAGGTTTCCGGATCCTGGAGCCGCTACCTTTCCACCCGGTCCGGCTCCACCAGCGGCCGGGGCATCTCCACCCTCGCGGCGGGGAACGGCCCGTCGCGCACCGAGAAGAGCTACAAGGCCGTGAGCTGGACCAGCACCCTGACCAGCACCCTGCTCCTGGACGTCATCGCCAGCGAGACCCTCGTCAAGAGCGGCGGCCCCGGCACGGGCTCCCAGGGCGGCGCGGGGGTGGTGACCTGGAAGGATCTCAAGAACCCCGGCAACGGAGACCTCTACGACAACGGCATCAACGCCGGGAATCTCAGCCAGGAGAAGATCCGGACCCTGGGCGTCAACCTGGCCTGGAACGGCGCGGGGCACTCCCTGGAGGGCGGCGTGCAGTACTACAACAGCCGCATCGACTCCATGGGCAGCTATTCCGGTTCCGACGGCGGCTACGCCGCCATGACCCCCTCCCACGCCCTGCTCCAGTTCTACGGCTGGAACGTGGCGGCCCCGCCCTCCATGGACCGCGCCTACCGCAACCTCGCCGTCAACGACTCCACGCGCACCAGGCTGGTGATGTTCGACCCCCTCCAGGGCGGCGCCGACACGCGGATCCTCGGACTCTTCGCCAACGACGTGTGGACCCTGGACAACCACTGGACCGTCAACCTGGGCCTGCGCTACGACCGCAACCAGGTGGACCTGGATCCCGAGGGGGACCGCTTCACCGCCACGTCCCTGACGCCGCGCCTCTCGGCCTCCTACGACCTCCAGGGCAACACCCGGCACGTCTTCGGCCTGAGCCTGGCGGAATACGCCGGCCAGTACAACGTCAGCACCTTCTCGGCCACCAGCGTCTCCAACACGGTCCCCGTGCGCCTCTACAAGTACTACGGCTCCGGCAGCGGCAGCGACGCCCTGAACGCGGACGGTTCCATCAACTGGAACGTGTGGGGCAAGTCGGCCACCGCCCTGGGCGTGGCCAACCCCTACCAGGCCACCCCCAATCCCCTCACCAGCCGTTCGGTGACGGCCGATCCGAACATCAAGCCGCCCCGGTCCCGGGAGGCCACGCTCTCCTACCGCTACACCGACTCCCTCCAGTCCCTTTCCGCCACCTTGATCCACAAGCTGCAGGACAACTACGTCGGCCTGAAGTACCTGGGCGCGGCCGGAACCGCGGCGGGCGCGGCCAACAAGCAGTACTTCACGGACTCGGGCATGGAAACCCGCTACGAGGCCCTGGAGATCCAGTACAAGCGCGAGATCGGGTCCGGGTTCCGGGCCGGGGGCAACCTCAGCTGGTCGTACACGCGGGCCAACGCGGGGCAGGGGGTGGGCACCAGCTCCCGCAACCAGTACGGCGATTTCATCGCCAACGACCTGGTGGATCCCTTCGGCCCCCAATCCGGGCAGTGGTCCTCCTCCTCCACGCCGGTCACGCTGCACCTGGACGCCACCTACTCCCGCTCCTTCGGCAAGGCCGGGAAGCTGGACGTGTCCATGCTCGGCAACTACTGGTCCAAGAGCTTCCGGGGCTACCGCAGCTATTCGGGCCCCACCACCGCTGAAATCCAGGGCTACGGCTACCCCGACAGCGTCACCCGCGCCTACGCGGATTCCCCCACCTGGTGGCCGGAGCAGTTCAGCTTCGATCTGCACGTGGGATACGAGATCGAGCTCTACCGGAAGATCACCTTCTTCACGGCCCTGGACGTGCTGAACGTCTTCAACCACATGCAGCCCATGTACGTGAACTACAGCACGGCGCTCACCGACGGCACCCGGACCTTCGCGCCCTACGATCCGTCCATCGCCACCGCCTTTCCGGACTGGTATTCCAATCCCAGGCTCCGGCCCGTCGCCTACAACGCGCCGAACCCGAACAAGAATCCCTCCATCCTCGCGGATGGGGAGACCGGCGACTACACCGCCCCCCGCAAGATCCAGATCCGCGCAGGGTTCCGCTTCTAG